The proteins below are encoded in one region of bacterium:
- a CDS encoding MFS transporter: protein MPLGFLVGGVMRLQVLGVALAGFFLTGGWDLIAICIFLGLFGFFMGMQGVIFNFLMGKVIPIERRGVLSGLRGALAGLTAAAVGAYGGFLVENNALGNGYAATFLVAFALTSCGLAMLVFIREPESPTVLDRSGVGSRIAEIPALLRGDRNFTYYFIARALASTGRMAVPFYILFARSEFSGTELGAFSAAFILSQSGASLGWGLIADRTGFRFVFIAAMIFWVSSTLLLLADQSFGAVMLVFSLLGIGLGGWMMASQNLVLEFGEREHLPLRIAVANSTSEALGAIGVVTGGALAAAYSYQHVFWVAIGFKLLALAFISTLVREPRRSGN, encoded by the coding sequence TTGCCATTGGGTTTTCTGGTCGGCGGGGTCATGCGCCTGCAGGTGTTGGGAGTCGCACTGGCGGGCTTCTTCCTGACGGGCGGTTGGGACCTGATCGCAATCTGCATCTTCCTCGGTTTGTTCGGCTTCTTTATGGGGATGCAGGGCGTGATCTTCAATTTCTTGATGGGGAAGGTCATTCCGATCGAGCGGCGCGGCGTACTCTCGGGATTACGAGGCGCACTGGCCGGCCTGACGGCCGCCGCTGTCGGCGCCTACGGCGGGTTTCTGGTTGAAAACAACGCACTCGGAAATGGCTATGCAGCGACTTTCCTGGTCGCGTTCGCCCTGACGAGCTGCGGCCTGGCGATGCTCGTATTCATTCGCGAGCCGGAATCTCCCACCGTCCTGGACCGCTCCGGAGTGGGAAGCCGGATTGCGGAGATTCCCGCATTACTGCGTGGCGACCGGAATTTCACCTACTACTTCATCGCGCGCGCGCTGGCGAGCACGGGGCGCATGGCGGTTCCCTTCTACATTCTCTTCGCGCGCAGTGAGTTTTCCGGAACTGAACTCGGGGCGTTTTCGGCGGCGTTCATCCTTAGCCAATCGGGAGCAAGCCTGGGCTGGGGTTTGATCGCCGATCGAACGGGTTTTCGCTTCGTGTTCATCGCGGCGATGATCTTCTGGGTCTCTTCGACCCTTCTATTGCTCGCCGATCAGAGTTTTGGCGCGGTTATGCTCGTCTTCAGCCTGCTGGGAATCGGCCTGGGCGGCTGGATGATGGCTTCCCAGAACCTGGTGCTGGAATTCGGCGAGCGAGAGCATCTTCCGTTGCGCATCGCGGTCGCCAACTCGACGTCCGAGGCCTTGGGTGCGATAGGCGTGGTCACCGGCGGAGCACTCGCCGCAGCGTACTCCTACCAACACGTGTTCTGGGTTGCTATTGGTTTCAAATTGCTCGCCCTAGCGTTCATTTCTACGCTTGTGCGGGAACCTCGACGTTCTGGGAATTGA